In Hallerella succinigenes, the following are encoded in one genomic region:
- the glmM gene encoding phosphoglucosamine mutase gives MSVLMRSVSGIRGIVGDTLTPTVLTNHVKAFLEVTGARKVVIGRDSRPTGDAIVSYVSGLCRLAGADVIDVGLATTPSVELYVTRLHADAGIIITASHNPLEWNALKFLDQKGIFLGPDEVKELFAIADSGKFIYPDYRQMGTVEILKDADAFHIDDTLAIPFIDVEAIRAKRFKVAVDAVNGAGSYIVPRLLEKLGCEVVRVNCTPDGMFPRGPEPIPSNLVDLGKAVCDHHCAVGFAVDPDADRCALVDGNGVAIGEEYTLAIATESVLSKKKGPVCVNLSTSRMTADVAEKFGVGFSRAKVGEVNVSLQMMKEGCVVGGEGNGGVILPALHYGRDSLVSAALVLAWMAENNGGPEKFKAEHPSYAMPKKKFPLGDKPVKEIFSAVAKDFSDWTADTRDGLWLGKDKSFVHVRASNTEPVIRVISEAPTEAEAEELCARVEAKIK, from the coding sequence ATGTCCGTTTTAATGCGCTCTGTTTCAGGAATCCGCGGTATCGTTGGTGATACGCTGACTCCGACTGTTTTGACAAATCATGTGAAAGCATTTTTGGAAGTGACCGGTGCACGTAAAGTCGTGATCGGTCGCGATAGCCGCCCGACCGGCGATGCGATCGTCTCGTATGTTTCGGGCCTCTGCCGCCTCGCCGGTGCCGACGTGATCGACGTCGGCCTCGCGACCACTCCGAGCGTGGAACTCTACGTCACCCGTCTTCATGCAGACGCAGGTATCATCATCACGGCGAGCCACAATCCGCTCGAATGGAATGCTCTCAAGTTCCTCGATCAGAAGGGCATTTTCCTTGGACCGGATGAAGTCAAGGAACTCTTTGCCATTGCGGACTCGGGAAAGTTTATTTACCCGGATTACCGTCAGATGGGTACCGTCGAAATTTTGAAGGATGCAGATGCTTTCCATATTGACGATACGCTCGCCATTCCGTTTATAGATGTCGAAGCGATCCGTGCAAAGCGTTTCAAGGTAGCTGTCGACGCCGTGAACGGTGCTGGCTCTTACATTGTTCCGCGCTTGCTTGAAAAGCTCGGCTGCGAAGTCGTGCGTGTGAACTGCACTCCGGATGGTATGTTCCCGCGAGGACCGGAGCCTATTCCCTCGAATCTTGTGGATTTGGGCAAAGCTGTGTGCGATCATCATTGCGCAGTCGGTTTTGCAGTGGACCCAGATGCGGATCGCTGTGCTCTCGTCGACGGTAACGGTGTGGCAATCGGTGAAGAATATACGCTTGCCATTGCAACGGAAAGTGTTCTTTCAAAGAAGAAAGGCCCGGTCTGCGTGAATCTTTCTACGTCCCGCATGACGGCGGACGTCGCTGAAAAGTTCGGTGTCGGATTCTCCCGTGCCAAGGTCGGTGAAGTAAATGTGAGCCTCCAGATGATGAAGGAAGGCTGTGTCGTTGGCGGTGAAGGCAACGGCGGCGTGATTTTGCCGGCGCTCCACTACGGTCGCGACTCTCTCGTTTCTGCAGCTCTCGTCCTCGCATGGATGGCTGAAAATAACGGTGGCCCGGAAAAGTTCAAAGCGGAACATCCGAGCTATGCGATGCCGAAGAAGAAGTTCCCGCTCGGCGATAAGCCGGTGAAGGAAATCTTCAGCGCCGTGGCGAAGGATTTTTCGGACTGGACGGCAGATACGCGTGACGGTCTCTGGCTTGGAAAGGACAAGAGCTTTGTCCATGTCCGAGCTTCCAATACGGAACCGGTAATTCGTGTGATTTCGGAAGCTCCGACGGAAGCCGAAGCCGAAGAACTTTGTGCTCGAGTTGAAGCGAAGATCAAGTAG
- a CDS encoding M23 family metallopeptidase: MKQDLSMANEAVAEYEKNRPQSLTVLMDTVRKNEGYYQVLERLGVERNDRGAIVLALQDSVELSNLRVGQKFHVAKDANGATQVFRFSPNPSVVHLLFKNPTTKQFEYKLVEKPLTVKQSIFSGHIVQGGTLHGTLISVGIPARMSGVVAGVLQCKIPFSSVQPGDRFRIMLEESFYKDSIWISGKVLYAEFDGRVVGHHEAFLYNDPDPKSTYNAHYTENGEALIFDGLRYPLDRLHITSPFGTRTHPVSGVRKMHYGIDYGSPKGSPVYAVAKGKVVVSGYDQYSGNKIAIRHVDNSVSYYMHLSSRGVGVGAQVTGGQVIGRVGSTGRSTGPHLHLGFKNAKGQWINPKSKTMIATPKLQGERMARLTQQIAGIRKNLEKLESTEPQTIEGSTVKVKQQVVSK, encoded by the coding sequence TTGAAACAAGATCTTTCCATGGCGAACGAAGCCGTTGCGGAATACGAAAAGAACCGTCCGCAGTCACTGACCGTTTTGATGGATACCGTTCGCAAAAACGAAGGCTATTACCAGGTGCTCGAACGTTTAGGCGTTGAACGCAATGACCGTGGCGCAATCGTGCTCGCCCTCCAGGACAGCGTTGAACTTTCCAACTTACGTGTAGGGCAAAAATTTCATGTCGCCAAAGACGCAAATGGCGCAACTCAGGTTTTCCGCTTTTCGCCGAACCCTTCGGTCGTTCATTTGCTTTTTAAAAATCCGACGACAAAGCAGTTTGAATACAAGCTCGTCGAAAAGCCTTTGACTGTCAAGCAGTCCATTTTTTCGGGCCATATCGTTCAAGGGGGTACTTTGCACGGTACGCTCATTTCCGTCGGCATTCCCGCTCGCATGTCGGGCGTTGTCGCGGGCGTTCTCCAGTGCAAAATTCCATTCTCCAGCGTGCAACCGGGTGACCGTTTCCGCATCATGCTCGAAGAATCCTTTTACAAGGACAGCATCTGGATTTCGGGAAAGGTTCTTTATGCAGAATTCGACGGTCGCGTCGTCGGCCATCACGAAGCGTTCCTATACAACGACCCGGACCCGAAGAGTACCTACAACGCCCACTATACAGAAAATGGTGAAGCTCTGATTTTTGACGGCCTGCGTTATCCGCTTGACCGCTTGCACATCACAAGCCCGTTTGGTACGCGCACGCATCCGGTGTCAGGCGTTCGTAAAATGCATTACGGTATCGACTACGGCAGCCCTAAGGGTTCGCCCGTTTATGCAGTGGCAAAGGGAAAGGTCGTCGTCTCCGGTTATGACCAGTACAGCGGAAATAAAATTGCGATTCGCCATGTGGATAATTCCGTCAGCTATTACATGCACTTGAGCTCCCGCGGAGTGGGCGTCGGCGCCCAGGTGACGGGCGGTCAGGTAATCGGGCGTGTGGGCAGTACAGGTCGCAGCACGGGTCCGCATTTGCACTTAGGCTTTAAGAATGCGAAGGGACAGTGGATCAATCCGAAGTCCAAAACGATGATCGCGACGCCGAAGCTCCAGGGCGAACGTATGGCGCGTCTCACCCAACAGATCGCAGGCATTCGCAAGAATTTGGAAAAACTCGAATCGACCGAGCCTCAGACAATTGAAGGCTCGACCGTCAAAGTTAAACAGCAGGTCGTTTCGAAATAA
- a CDS encoding segregation and condensation protein A, giving the protein MNYEAPESYEVHIGAFEGPMDLLLYLVQQSEVKPADISIAEITDQYLEWMKDISQADLSQAGDFLLMASRLMAMKVRELLPKDQRTEQDEAEIDLSRDELIQQMLEYQRYKQVAKELQGMENENFGSCYRGRMEKTESEEDTLADANIWQLFRAYQKMLKTRNSENVHHIELDDVTIEDRQQFISNTLHREGRVLFEDLLGRDPLPIVTVVTFMALMEMIKTDEVVFRQSELFGAIWLYRKKDNAEFAEEMANETRIYEPEHEYKPGILEKLRERELVRNDNQQATLDQVMRTASLLASHGKAIKDDDIMAMLNGELDVAAVEAELNAGQSDSESSEPSEPSETLETSSQAGEASETANASVEEEKIEIRAEDEALDEATAQVEEAEIAASLAENTEPPIPEELLQETEPDDADSAEENL; this is encoded by the coding sequence TTGAATTACGAAGCCCCAGAATCTTACGAGGTACACATCGGTGCATTTGAAGGCCCGATGGATCTTTTGCTGTACTTGGTGCAGCAAAGCGAAGTGAAGCCCGCCGATATTTCGATTGCGGAAATCACCGATCAGTATCTCGAATGGATGAAAGATATTTCCCAGGCGGATCTTTCGCAGGCTGGGGACTTCTTGCTGATGGCGAGCCGCCTTATGGCGATGAAGGTTCGCGAACTTTTGCCGAAGGACCAGCGGACTGAACAAGACGAAGCGGAAATCGATCTTTCCCGCGACGAACTCATTCAGCAGATGCTCGAATACCAACGCTACAAACAGGTGGCAAAGGAATTGCAGGGCATGGAAAATGAGAACTTCGGATCTTGTTACCGTGGCCGCATGGAAAAGACGGAAAGCGAAGAAGACACGCTCGCCGATGCGAACATTTGGCAGCTTTTCCGCGCTTACCAGAAAATGCTCAAGACGCGTAACAGCGAAAACGTTCATCACATTGAACTCGATGACGTGACGATTGAAGATCGCCAGCAGTTTATTTCGAATACGCTTCACCGTGAAGGCCGCGTCCTCTTTGAAGATCTTCTGGGCCGTGATCCGTTGCCGATCGTCACGGTCGTGACCTTCATGGCTTTGATGGAAATGATCAAGACCGATGAAGTCGTGTTCCGTCAGAGCGAACTCTTTGGCGCGATCTGGCTTTACCGCAAAAAAGACAACGCGGAATTCGCCGAAGAAATGGCGAACGAAACGCGCATTTACGAACCGGAACACGAATACAAACCGGGCATTCTTGAAAAACTCCGTGAACGTGAACTTGTCCGTAACGATAATCAGCAGGCCACTCTCGATCAGGTGATGCGTACCGCTTCGCTCCTCGCTTCTCACGGCAAGGCGATTAAGGATGACGACATCATGGCGATGTTGAACGGTGAATTGGATGTGGCCGCTGTCGAAGCGGAATTGAACGCTGGGCAGTCGGATTCCGAATCGTCCGAGCCTTCCGAACCTTCCGAAACTTTGGAAACTTCTTCTCAGGCGGGAGAAGCGTCTGAAACGGCGAATGCCTCTGTCGAAGAGGAAAAAATCGAAATCCGTGCGGAAGACGAAGCCTTGGATGAAGCTACCGCTCAAGTCGAAGAAGCGGAAATCGCAGCAAGCCTCGCAGAAAACACAGAGCCTCCTATTCCGGAAGAGCTCCTACAGGAAACGGAACCGGACGACGCCGATTCCGCAGAAGAAAATCTTTAA
- a CDS encoding FKBP-type peptidyl-prolyl cis-trans isomerase, whose product MKKWIALGLCAAFLAGCNEIGDKSALVTEKDNYSYALGANFGMQAHGQLVARDSIELDLNAFFRGFKDRYYQDSSKYLLNDSAVIAVLNEFSQKLQHKKIAKDSAVAAQNLADQEAFLAKNKTAEGVITTESGLQYKVITEGNGEIPTDSSIVTVHYAGKLLDGKEFDSSIKRGQPAEFPVKAVIPGWTELLKTMKVGTKVEAWIPSNLGYGPNGRQPMIPGNSLLVFEVELLGVKAPAASAH is encoded by the coding sequence ATGAAAAAATGGATCGCTCTCGGCCTTTGCGCCGCTTTTCTCGCCGGTTGCAATGAAATCGGTGACAAGTCCGCTTTGGTGACGGAAAAGGATAACTACAGCTATGCTCTCGGTGCCAACTTCGGCATGCAGGCTCATGGCCAGCTCGTTGCACGTGACTCGATTGAACTCGATCTTAACGCGTTCTTCCGGGGCTTCAAGGATCGTTATTACCAGGATAGTTCCAAGTATCTTTTAAACGACTCCGCGGTGATCGCAGTTTTGAACGAATTCTCCCAGAAGCTTCAGCATAAGAAGATTGCGAAGGACAGCGCTGTGGCTGCCCAGAACTTGGCTGACCAAGAAGCTTTCCTCGCTAAGAACAAGACGGCTGAAGGCGTGATCACTACCGAAAGCGGTCTTCAGTACAAGGTGATTACCGAAGGGAATGGCGAAATCCCGACCGATTCTTCCATTGTGACAGTCCATTATGCAGGCAAGCTCCTGGACGGTAAAGAATTCGACAGCTCCATCAAGCGTGGACAGCCGGCTGAATTCCCGGTGAAGGCTGTGATTCCGGGCTGGACCGAACTTCTCAAGACGATGAAGGTCGGCACCAAGGTCGAAGCTTGGATTCCGAGCAATCTCGGTTACGGTCCGAACGGTCGTCAGCCGATGATTCCGGGTAACAGCCTCCTCGTATTCGAAGTGGAATTGCTCGGCGTGAAGGCTCCGGCTGCTTCGGCGCATTAA
- a CDS encoding helix-turn-helix transcriptional regulator has protein sequence MAILIPLEVMTERPLANRILRDVLIYLRKEQNISQETLAKLSDVSRTHISRLETCAESATLETLSKILQGTGTSWETFGALMEQMQQKQLGNSPLSMVAEPKGPHWSEKL, from the coding sequence TTGGCCATTTTGATACCATTGGAAGTGATGACTGAACGCCCGCTCGCCAATCGCATCTTAAGAGATGTCCTGATTTATCTTCGTAAGGAACAGAATATTAGTCAAGAGACCTTGGCCAAGTTGAGCGATGTATCCAGAACCCATATTTCCCGACTAGAGACCTGTGCGGAATCCGCTACTCTCGAAACCCTTTCTAAAATTCTCCAGGGAACAGGCACATCGTGGGAAACATTTGGTGCGCTGATGGAGCAAATGCAACAAAAACAGCTCGGAAACAGCCCTTTATCCATGGTTGCGGAGCCCAAGGGGCCTCACTGGAGCGAAAAATTGTAA
- the glmS gene encoding glutamine--fructose-6-phosphate transaminase (isomerizing): MCGIVGYIGSRDAIGVLVSGLKRLEYRGYDSSGVAVAHPNKTLELEKATGKIVELEKKLKEHPLFANIGIAHTRWATHGVPSEANAHPQVSFDGKFMVVHNGIIENYVQIKNKLKSEGVEFKSETDTEVIAHLIAKLYKGDFKSAVLATLNKLEGTFGLAVLCADEPETMIGARRGSPLVLGLGSESEYFLASDVAAIVDYTQKVVYLNDDDVVVAKRTGYEIMTVSSHTVNRNVEEIEFDADAASKGGFEHYMLKEIFEQPEALRNTMRGRLLFADGSAKLAGLDANRLELRNLNRIIITACGTSYYAGMVGEYLIEDLAGVPVEVEYASEFRYRNPIIKPGTLVFVISQSGETADTLAALREAQTKGATVLGICNAVGSTIARESNGGVYLHAGPEIGVASTKAFSSQVTVLAMVALLLGRERRVSAEQGIEFAHAIAKIPEQIEEILKLSDKIREIAKKYVNAHNFLYLGRHYNYPVAMEGALKLKEISYIHAEGYPAAEMKHGPIALIDENMPVVVIAPKDSLFDKVLSNVREIKARGGRIIAVTTEDCTELSDYADDVIYVPKVNSMLMPLITCVPLQLLAYHIAVLRGNDVDQPRNLAKSVTVE, translated from the coding sequence ATGTGCGGAATCGTTGGCTACATCGGAAGCCGGGACGCGATCGGCGTTCTCGTCAGCGGACTGAAGCGTTTGGAATACCGTGGATACGACTCCTCGGGAGTCGCCGTCGCGCATCCGAACAAAACGCTTGAACTCGAAAAGGCGACGGGTAAAATCGTCGAACTTGAAAAGAAACTAAAAGAACATCCTCTCTTCGCAAACATCGGCATTGCGCACACCCGTTGGGCAACGCACGGCGTCCCTTCCGAAGCGAACGCTCACCCGCAGGTCAGCTTTGACGGCAAGTTCATGGTGGTACACAACGGCATCATCGAAAACTACGTCCAGATCAAGAACAAGCTCAAATCCGAAGGCGTCGAATTCAAGTCCGAAACGGATACGGAAGTCATCGCCCATTTGATCGCTAAGCTTTACAAGGGCGATTTCAAGTCGGCAGTTCTTGCGACGCTGAATAAGCTCGAAGGAACGTTTGGCCTTGCAGTCCTCTGTGCCGATGAACCGGAAACGATGATCGGTGCACGCCGTGGAAGTCCGCTCGTTTTAGGTCTCGGTAGCGAGAGCGAATATTTCCTTGCGAGCGATGTGGCGGCGATTGTCGATTACACGCAGAAGGTCGTTTATTTGAACGACGACGATGTGGTGGTTGCAAAACGCACCGGTTACGAAATCATGACGGTTTCGAGCCACACGGTAAACCGCAACGTGGAAGAAATCGAATTTGACGCGGATGCGGCGAGCAAAGGCGGCTTTGAGCATTACATGCTCAAGGAAATCTTTGAGCAGCCGGAAGCTCTGCGTAACACGATGCGTGGGCGCCTGCTCTTTGCCGATGGTTCGGCAAAGCTCGCCGGTCTTGACGCAAACCGTCTGGAACTGCGCAACCTGAACCGAATCATCATTACGGCGTGCGGTACAAGTTACTATGCAGGCATGGTCGGTGAATATCTGATCGAAGATCTCGCCGGCGTTCCGGTCGAAGTGGAATATGCTTCGGAATTCCGTTACCGGAATCCGATTATTAAGCCGGGAACCCTCGTCTTTGTGATTTCCCAGTCCGGTGAAACGGCGGATACGCTTGCTGCACTTCGCGAAGCGCAGACAAAGGGCGCTACGGTGCTCGGCATTTGCAATGCGGTCGGTTCGACGATCGCGCGTGAAAGCAACGGTGGGGTTTACTTGCACGCAGGTCCGGAAATCGGCGTGGCCAGTACCAAGGCTTTCTCTTCGCAGGTGACAGTCCTTGCGATGGTTGCTCTTTTACTCGGACGCGAACGTCGTGTGTCGGCGGAACAGGGAATTGAATTTGCCCATGCGATTGCGAAAATTCCGGAACAGATCGAAGAAATATTAAAGCTTTCAGACAAGATCCGTGAAATCGCGAAGAAGTATGTGAATGCACACAACTTCCTTTACCTCGGTCGTCATTACAACTACCCGGTTGCGATGGAAGGCGCCTTGAAGCTCAAGGAAATCAGCTACATCCATGCGGAAGGTTATCCGGCTGCCGAAATGAAACATGGCCCGATCGCTTTGATCGATGAAAACATGCCGGTCGTCGTGATCGCTCCGAAGGACAGCCTTTTTGACAAGGTGCTTTCGAATGTGCGTGAAATCAAGGCTCGCGGAGGCCGCATCATTGCGGTGACAACAGAAGACTGCACGGAACTTTCGGACTATGCAGATGATGTCATCTATGTGCCGAAGGTAAATTCGATGCTGATGCCGCTCATCACCTGTGTGCCACTTCAACTTTTGGCTTACCACATTGCTGTGCTCCGCGGAAATGATGTTGATCAGCCGCGCAACTTGGCAAAGAGCGTAACGGTGGAATAA
- a CDS encoding zinc metallopeptidase, whose translation MMFDPIYMGILLFTLAISGIVSAMVKSRFNAGQKVRIQSGLTGAEVASAILADAGIFDVRIQETRGFLSDYYNPMDKTLNLSSEVFHGRSASSAGVAAHEVGHAIQHAQNYFPMWLRSAIVPAANIGSNLGPWLVILGIIISAGKPIIGTNIATIGVLLFGIATLFSLVTVPVEFDASSRAKKCLARLNILAPGRERDVVAGVLFAAGLTYVAAAVSSILQLLYWALRAGLLGGRSDD comes from the coding sequence ATGATGTTCGACCCTATTTATATGGGCATTTTGCTCTTTACTCTCGCGATTTCCGGAATCGTTTCGGCGATGGTGAAATCCCGATTCAATGCGGGCCAGAAAGTACGCATTCAAAGTGGACTGACCGGGGCTGAAGTCGCTTCGGCGATTCTTGCAGACGCAGGCATCTTTGACGTACGCATCCAGGAAACACGCGGTTTCCTTTCGGACTATTACAATCCGATGGACAAGACGTTAAACCTTTCGAGCGAGGTTTTTCACGGTCGCAGTGCAAGTTCTGCAGGCGTTGCCGCGCATGAAGTCGGCCACGCGATTCAGCACGCACAGAATTATTTTCCGATGTGGCTCCGTTCCGCGATTGTACCGGCGGCGAACATCGGTTCGAATCTTGGACCGTGGCTCGTGATTCTCGGTATCATTATATCGGCAGGAAAGCCCATCATTGGAACAAACATAGCGACAATCGGCGTTTTGCTGTTCGGTATTGCGACGCTCTTTTCGCTCGTGACCGTGCCTGTGGAATTCGATGCATCTTCCCGTGCCAAGAAGTGCCTTGCCCGTTTGAACATTCTCGCTCCGGGTCGTGAACGCGATGTGGTTGCAGGCGTTTTGTTTGCGGCCGGGCTCACCTATGTAGCGGCTGCCGTTTCCTCGATTCTGCAGCTTCTTTACTGGGCGCTGCGAGCAGGGCTTTTAGGCGGAAGGAGTGATGACTAG
- a CDS encoding ATP-binding cassette domain-containing protein, whose translation MALLSVKNLTLRFSDPALLDSVSFDINEGERVCLMGRNGEGKSSLLKIISGEMEANSGEIIRKNGLRVARLIQEIPAHIEGTVRNIVIGNTAERHTTGEDILGKTGIDPEALYDSLSGGQKRRVLFAKAIAQEPDLLLLDEPTNHLDIPSIQWLEGVLARTQRTVLFISHDRAFVRRLATRILELDRGRVRSWDFPYDEFIRHRDAALEEEEKANQLFDKRLAEEEVWIRKGIQARRTRNEGRVRALIRMRKERADRRNRIGNVKMQITEAERSGRLVVRAENISYSYEGKPLIQNFSTEISRGDRVGIVGSNGCGKTTLLKILLGELEPATGSVRLGTNLQIAYFDQMRTRLREDKSLIENIGDGQEYVVLNGQKRHVLSYLQDFLFTAQRARGPISALSGGERNRLLLACLFSHPSNVLVLDEPTNDLDMETLDLLANLLAEYNGTVITVSHDRDFLDNVATEIIGFEGVGNIHENVGGYTDYADAKKLREKEAEAIITAAKQEKTAPRAKEKKKRSYKEEREYQALPETIENLENEITELQTLLGTEEVYTNATKLIEVQGKLAEKEKLLENAYERFEILDNIG comes from the coding sequence ATGGCTTTACTTTCCGTAAAAAATCTGACTCTCCGTTTTAGCGACCCGGCGCTTCTCGATTCCGTGTCGTTCGACATCAACGAAGGCGAACGCGTTTGTCTCATGGGCCGTAACGGAGAAGGAAAAAGCTCCCTTCTCAAAATCATCTCGGGCGAAATGGAAGCGAATTCGGGCGAAATCATCCGCAAGAACGGCTTGCGAGTCGCCCGATTGATTCAGGAAATCCCCGCCCACATCGAAGGCACTGTCCGCAATATTGTGATCGGGAATACTGCGGAAAGGCACACCACCGGCGAAGACATTCTCGGAAAAACGGGCATTGATCCGGAAGCCCTTTACGACTCCCTTTCGGGCGGTCAAAAACGCCGCGTTCTTTTTGCAAAGGCAATCGCCCAAGAACCGGACCTGCTCTTGCTCGATGAACCGACCAACCACTTGGACATTCCAAGTATCCAATGGCTCGAAGGCGTGCTTGCACGCACCCAGCGCACCGTGCTTTTCATTAGTCACGACCGTGCCTTTGTCCGTAGACTCGCCACCCGCATTTTGGAACTCGACCGAGGCCGTGTCCGCTCCTGGGATTTTCCCTACGATGAATTTATCCGTCACCGGGACGCCGCTCTCGAAGAAGAAGAAAAAGCGAACCAATTATTCGACAAACGTCTCGCCGAAGAAGAAGTCTGGATTCGCAAAGGCATTCAGGCCCGCAGAACGCGCAACGAAGGCCGCGTCCGCGCCCTTATCCGCATGCGAAAGGAACGCGCCGACCGCAGAAACCGAATCGGCAATGTAAAAATGCAGATCACCGAAGCGGAACGCTCCGGAAGGCTCGTTGTGCGCGCCGAAAATATTTCGTACTCCTACGAAGGCAAGCCTTTGATTCAAAACTTCTCCACCGAAATTTCCCGTGGAGACCGCGTCGGTATCGTCGGTTCAAACGGTTGCGGCAAAACGACCCTGCTCAAAATTCTTCTCGGAGAACTCGAACCGGCAACCGGTTCCGTTCGCCTCGGCACGAATCTGCAAATCGCCTACTTTGACCAAATGCGCACCCGCCTGCGCGAAGACAAATCCCTTATCGAAAATATTGGCGATGGCCAAGAATACGTTGTTTTGAACGGTCAAAAACGCCACGTCTTGAGCTACTTGCAAGACTTCCTTTTTACAGCCCAACGTGCCCGCGGCCCGATCAGCGCCCTCTCCGGCGGAGAAAGAAACCGTCTGCTTCTCGCGTGCCTCTTTTCGCATCCGTCTAACGTTCTCGTTCTCGATGAACCGACAAATGATCTCGACATGGAAACCCTTGACCTCCTAGCGAACCTTCTCGCCGAATACAACGGCACGGTCATCACCGTAAGCCATGACCGAGATTTTCTCGATAACGTCGCCACGGAAATCATCGGCTTTGAAGGCGTCGGCAACATCCACGAAAATGTCGGCGGATACACCGATTACGCCGACGCGAAAAAGCTCCGCGAAAAAGAAGCGGAAGCGATCATCACCGCAGCCAAACAAGAAAAAACCGCCCCCCGCGCCAAAGAAAAGAAAAAGCGCAGCTACAAGGAAGAGCGCGAATACCAGGCGCTACCCGAAACCATCGAAAATCTCGAAAACGAAATCACGGAACTGCAAACTCTCCTCGGAACCGAAGAGGTTTACACGAACGCGACAAAGCTCATCGAAGTTCAGGGTAAGCTCGCCGAAAAAGAAAAGCTCCTCGAAAACGCATACGAACGCTTTGAAATTCTCGATAACATCGGCTAA
- the galE gene encoding UDP-glucose 4-epimerase GalE, producing MKIAVIGGAGYIGSHTVRELLDAGHKVHVFDNLSSGLEQNLFPEAGFTKGDILSPAELDAFFSSFQPEGLVHLAAFKAAGESMTNPEKYSVNNISGSVNILNAASAHHVKYIVFSSSAATYGSPKYMPVDEKHPTDPENYYGFTKLAIEKFLKWYDDLRGIKFAALRYFNAAGYDVKGRINGLEKNPANLIPVVMEALTGKRSEVLVFGNDYDTADGTGVRDYIHVNDLARGHKMAFDYLQKNNQSLVVNLGTQTGASVLDIIHGAEKASGKKVPYRIVERRPGDPASLIANPAKAKEILGWEAKYSDLDTILSTTWKAYLANGLGK from the coding sequence ATGAAAATTGCAGTCATCGGCGGTGCCGGCTATATTGGATCTCATACTGTACGTGAACTTTTGGATGCAGGTCATAAAGTCCACGTTTTCGACAATCTTTCTTCCGGACTTGAACAGAACCTTTTCCCAGAAGCTGGATTTACAAAGGGTGACATCTTAAGCCCGGCAGAACTCGACGCCTTCTTCAGCAGCTTTCAGCCAGAAGGCCTAGTGCACCTCGCCGCTTTCAAGGCAGCAGGCGAATCCATGACGAATCCGGAAAAGTACAGCGTGAACAACATCTCCGGTTCCGTGAACATTCTGAACGCCGCGTCCGCGCATCATGTGAAGTACATCGTTTTCTCGAGCTCCGCTGCCACCTACGGTTCTCCAAAGTACATGCCGGTCGACGAAAAACACCCGACCGATCCGGAAAACTATTACGGCTTTACGAAGCTCGCCATCGAAAAGTTCCTCAAGTGGTACGACGATTTGCGCGGCATCAAATTCGCCGCCCTCCGCTACTTTAACGCCGCAGGCTATGATGTCAAAGGTCGCATCAACGGTCTCGAAAAGAATCCGGCGAACCTCATCCCGGTCGTCATGGAAGCTTTGACCGGTAAGCGCAGTGAAGTACTCGTATTCGGTAACGACTACGACACCGCAGACGGAACAGGCGTCCGTGATTACATCCACGTGAACGATCTAGCCCGCGGCCACAAGATGGCATTCGACTACTTGCAAAAGAACAACCAGAGCCTCGTCGTGAATCTCGGTACGCAGACTGGCGCAAGCGTTCTCGACATCATCCATGGCGCCGAAAAGGCTTCTGGCAAAAAGGTTCCTTACCGCATCGTGGAACGCCGCCCAGGCGACCCGGCAAGCCTGATTGCAAACCCGGCAAAGGCAAAGGAAATCCTCGGTTGGGAAGCCAAATATTCCGATCTCGACACGATCCTTTCCACAACCTGGAAAGCTTACCTCGCCAATGGACTCGGCAAGTAA